In the genome of Gemmatimonadaceae bacterium, one region contains:
- a CDS encoding DMT family transporter, translating into MHRPHPEAALALAVLGISVAAPLVRLSDAHPIAIAFWRLAFSLAFVLVALLATGTWRELRALSRRELAIGVAAGVMLAVHFWSWNASVDLTTIAASTTLVSLQPAIVAVLSAVLLRERPRAVQVAGILIALAGAFVISTPALFSAAAAVSPNAPLGNTLALLGAVTASIYYLSGRRLRTGLGLWPYVAVVYGACFASLAAMAVVSGVDLAPQPAREIWIFLGLAIGPMLLGHTAMNYALRYRPAYVVNLTVLAEPVGATLIAAALPGIREIPPLSTIAGGAVILAGVVLTVLGERPSGRGEAAVYTTEAAG; encoded by the coding sequence ATGCACCGGCCCCACCCAGAGGCTGCGCTCGCCCTAGCCGTACTCGGCATCTCCGTCGCCGCGCCGCTCGTCCGGCTGTCGGACGCCCATCCCATTGCGATCGCTTTCTGGCGGCTGGCGTTCTCGCTCGCCTTCGTGCTCGTCGCGCTGCTTGCGACCGGCACGTGGCGTGAGCTGCGGGCGCTGAGCCGGCGCGAGCTGGCGATCGGCGTCGCCGCGGGTGTCATGCTGGCCGTGCACTTCTGGTCGTGGAACGCCTCGGTCGATCTCACCACGATCGCGGCGTCTACCACTCTGGTCAGCCTGCAGCCTGCCATCGTTGCCGTGCTCTCAGCAGTTCTGCTGCGCGAGCGGCCGCGGGCCGTGCAGGTCGCCGGCATTCTGATCGCGCTGGCCGGCGCATTCGTGATCAGCACGCCCGCGCTTTTCTCCGCGGCCGCGGCCGTGAGCCCGAACGCGCCTCTCGGGAATACGCTCGCGCTGCTCGGCGCGGTCACGGCCTCCATCTATTATCTGAGCGGACGACGGCTCCGGACCGGTCTCGGCCTCTGGCCCTACGTCGCCGTGGTATACGGCGCGTGCTTCGCCTCGCTGGCCGCGATGGCCGTCGTATCCGGTGTGGATCTCGCGCCGCAGCCCGCGCGCGAGATATGGATTTTCCTCGGGCTCGCGATCGGCCCGATGCTGCTGGGACACACGGCGATGAACTACGCGCTCCGCTACCGGCCGGCCTACGTGGTCAACCTCACGGTGCTCGCCGAGCCGGTCGGCGCGACTCTGATCGCGGCCGCGCTCCCGGGAATCCGCGAGATCCCGCCGCTGTCCACGATCGCCGGCGGCGCGGTGATACTTGCCGGCGTCGTGCTGACCGTCCTGGGCGAGCGCCCCAGCGGGCGGGGCGAGGCAGCCGTTTATACTACAGAAGCAGCCGGTTAA